Part of the Phragmites australis chromosome 23, lpPhrAust1.1, whole genome shotgun sequence genome is shown below.
TTTGAAGTCtgccaaaaacctcaaagaaCAGTTTGCATGTCTTTACAGTTGTGTTAATGCAGGGGATAAGAAATTGGATAGGGTAAAACTACATGGTCTAAGAAGACGTTGGACCCTTCTCCAGAAGCTGGTTCTGACTTCATCTGGAAGTGATAATGCTAGAGAACTTGTCAGCGTTAAAAAAGATGGTTTCCATTCTAGAAGCTTAGTCCCTCCATCAACATGGATACGTAAGATATCGGATTTCTCCAGGCTTTCTAGCCCACTCCCTCGATTTCTTGGATGGATGGCAGTGTCTCGTTATGCCAAGGCGACGCACCCTTTCAACGTTTGGCAATGGTGACCAGAAGATTGCAGCATCCAGCATCCACCGATTGTATGTTCCTCTTTAAGTTATAGCCGCATCTTGATATAATCATTGTCGACTTTCTGGATAAGGATGCGTTAGCAGAGGCTTGTTTGACACAGTGCAGTTTGTTCTAAAATATTGTTAAACTTTACAATGGTTTTAGTATGCAAACTTATATTAGATAGTAGTAGTCAAGCTCTTACTTAGTTCATCGTTCaaaaaatgtatttgtttcTTCAGCTAATACTGTTGTTCCTGCTGACTGAATGAGTGATTGAACAATTTATATAACAGATGTTTAAAGAGGTAGGCCATATATGAGGCAATGAATCGCTATGGGACAGACAGACCTAACCTTTAGTTTAATTGGGAGTTAAAAGATGTGAGGACTTCTATGCTTTGTAGTGTGTTGTTACTACTATATATTCTATAAGAAGCTGATTATGTAGATCCTTTACCGCTTTTGCCATGCATCATATATGTTGAACATAGGCTAAGTACTTTCTTGGTTTATTAAGTACATAGGTCTCTTATTTACGGATTTCCTTTATAATTTTTCGATTTCCTTATGTAAATAGGGGATATGTATGTACCTGTGCTTTGGTCTTATGATCTGAGCTAACTAGCTGTTTTAAAGTATGGTGTTATCCATTTTCTCTATTGCTCTATAGTTGCTTGTACTGGGAGGCATATAGTATGTCAATGTTAGAAAATTTAAGAAATTTTCATGTGAAGTTGGCTATGTTCAAACCATCTTTTTATTCCCTTTTGTGTCAAAAGTTGTGATGTCAGATAATATGAACCCTTTCTTCAATTCATGTCGCATGCAGAAATCAATTTAGAGAAAACCAATTGATCCTATAGTCCACCAAATATACACTTCCTTTCTTCGGCAGATTCCAGAGTCAGCAGAACACACAAAGTGAACATGCtggtttttgttggttttcttataaaattaataactaattcatctgagcttcaaattaagtgaaataaattttgttagtttccttgtaatatgatctacatgataaaagtatttatacttatgaaaaagttgtgtattttctatgagaaaatttatttgttaaactcacattatttttgttgtttttatacGCACAATTTAAGAGGTCTTTATCATTTAATAGATATATAGATCTGTATTTATATTTGATTCGTATTCAAATTATATTTGTTTCCGATACTATCCATATTCATTTTTGTATCTGGGATTTCTGTAATTGTTTCCGTTtccaattaaaaataattatggATTAGCATCAGTAATAATTATGGATTATCATTGCCACCTCtggaaccagtagtgatagtaaGTATTAATGCCAGTTCAAGCCTTGAACTGACAGTGACAACATAACTATCACTGCATGTTCATACTTTGAACTAGTAGTAATAATCCATTCACATTGCATAGGGATCTATCTTAAGTTAAACTTGTGGAGAGTTGTTGGCAGAGTATTTTTACATATGTGAatagattatcactgccgattcaagGTATGAATCAGTAGTGATAGTTGTGACCCCATGTTAAAATATtcgtggtagagtattttaaaACTAAATGGCGAAAACTACAGTGATAAATAGACACGGATGCTGCAAAATTGCTCAACTTGGGGACCTAGTCTCAAATCCCCATGCTTGAAGAGCTCCTAGTAGAGAAGTCTTGCACCATCCTTTTTACATCTTGAGCTATCCGAAGCTGTTGAACTCGAGTGACAATAAGAAATCTAAATAAATGGTGAAAACATAATCATCTTGAAGCGAATGTGCTTTCTGCCACTCTGAAGCGAATGTGCTTTCTGCCACTCATTTAGATCATATTATTTCCACAATCTTGAATACTCAACACTCTGAGGGGAGAGGGGGAGACAAGTCAGCGCGGCCGCGAGGATAGTAAAGGGCTCCGAGGGGAGATGTCGAGACAGAGAGACAGGGTGGCATAGCCGCTATTGGCGCAGTTGTGAGGTCGGCAACGAGATCCAATGGGAGATGGGGAGACGGGGCAGCGTGGCTGACGACGAGGAGATGGAGAAGACGGGCCCGAGGGGTAATGATGGTCGAAGTGGTGACGGTGACCATCGCACCACTTCGACCGTCACTACTCGTTCGGATCGATTTCTGGAGGGGGGTGAGATGGGAGCAGAGCGAAGGAGGGTCAAAATATTTATGgaaggattatcactgccggctcgtatTCCAAATGGTAGCGGTAATGATTATCATTGCCACTTCATAACGGGTCAATAATTAATCTATCAGTGAGCTTATGAATCGGCAATGATAAtttttatcactatcggtttgtaatactaaccggcagtgatgtatcACTATCGATACGTAGCTAGAATCGGCAGTGACAGAGCTGTCAATGCTGGTTCTTAGCGGCTCAATGTTAGGTCTGCCAGTTCACCTtataaactggtagtgataccttatcactaccggttattaccgaaccggtagtgaaaagaAGGCAGATTTGACCCTTAATGTAGTAGTGCTTGCATTAGACTTTTCGATAAGGAGAGGATGGAGCAATTTGAATTAGGTTTAAAACCAGGGTTCATATAGCCCCTAGGTGGCATCGATCACTCGTCGGAGAATTTTTGGTGTTTCCACTTATAGAGTCTCCTTCGACCATTCTAGCGCATTTAAATTGGGCTCCTAGTCAAGTTTGTATTGACCTATGAAACTCAACACCCCCTTAAAGGCAAGGCCCAATAACTAATCAATCTATCCAAGTACGTCAATTCCCAGATAGGTTGGGGCATCGTTTAGATTTGAAAAAAGTCCGATTTGCCTCCCTCGACTATCATGATAATATGATTTTCCTCTCTCAACCGTGATACCATTATTGGAACCTTCTCCATTAACAAAACCAGTTATCTTTCCTCTCGAAGTAGTTTGTACCCTGATTTTGTCCTAGTTATTTTTTCACCCAGCCTCACCCCTATGATATCGACGAAAGCAACAGCTACGAAGCCCCAACCACCAAGCAATCATACAACACACCCTACGCAGCCCCATGGCCCCACCGCCCCCATTGTCATCCTACGAGGCCTTGATGCCCTCGTCATCGTCCTCCTATGGAGCCTCGTCACCCTCTTCTATTCCCTACGACACCCCATTGCCCTTGTCAGCCCTGTATAGGGCAACGAGTGGGTACAAAGCTTGTTTGCGAAACGGGTGCTGTCAGTGTTTCTCTCAGCACATATCCCAATGTGGTGGTATACTTCCAAGCAACAGATCACAATGGGAGTGAGATGATTGACAATAAGGAGCTACAGTCGCGCTATCGATGCCGGATCTGACATCTCGTCACCTGCCCAGGCTCCATATGGTAAGAATCGAGAGAGAGACTTATGGCTTGGCTTCGGGGGAAAAAATCGAGtgaggagaaagaaagagagagggaatggaagaagatgatgatagAGGTCGAAATATGAACATGTGATCatttttgttttaatttatttaCTGATTGTCACCTCATAGACTGATGTAACGCTAGCTAGAATAAAACCAATGTGAAAACCACTGGAGGACGAAAGTTGCCTGATTTTGTCACTTGAGAGAGGTTCGATAAACGGTATTGTAATCGAGGGAGGAAAATGAGATTTGAGTAAACAGACTTTTTCCTTTAGATTTTCCGTTGGAAACAAACAACCTCGCTTCCAACACGACCCGACCCAACCCGGGCCGGTCTGGAAATCCGTTGCACTTGGTGGGCTGCCGCCGAGATCCGAAGAAGCAGAGCCGCCTCGACGCTGCAGCCCGCAGGCGTGCGTGTCCCCTCCCTCTACCCTGCCTCCGTTCAACCCAtggcgccgccgtcgccgctcgccgccgtcgTCCGCCTCGCCGCGGCCTCCCGCGCGCTGGTCCTGGCCCTCTCCCTGCTCGCCCGCCTCCTCTTCCGCCCCTACGACACCTCCGCGTCGCTGCATCCGCCCTGCCTCTCCTCTTCCCCCTCCTTCCCGGATCCCACCACCGTCTCCGCCGCCGTCTCGTCGCTGGCCGTGTGGGACGGCGTCCATTTCGCTCGTGCCGCCGAGTGCGGCTACGAGTACGAGCAGTCCTTCGCTTTCCTCCCGCTCCTCCCCGCCTCCCTCGCGCTCCTCGCCCGATCCCGTAAGCCTTGCCGCACTTCCTCGTTATTGTTCGGATGTCAATGTGTGCCCATTTGATCTGATCTGGTTCTGGTGATCGCTCTCCCGTGCAGTGTTCGCTCCGCTGGTGCCGGTGCTGGGGTACAGGGCCGTGCTCGTGATCTCCGGCTATGTTCTCAACAACGTCGCCTTCGTCGCTGCCGCGGCCTACTTCTATAGGTGATTGACGTTTGATGTACTTTACTGTCTGTCTGTTCATATTCTCATAGattttgggtgttacacttatgcgcctattttttttttttttttttggttctgtTTGGTTCTAGGACCATTTGTAGttttgaccaaaaaaaaaatgcttgagAGATCTGGAAATTGGAATGCAGTACCATGCTGTGGTTGCATGCAACAATTATTGCTGTGATTTCCTGCGCTTTGTAGGAAGGAATTACGCCAATTCAGAGTTTTTGGACAATTCGAGAGTACAGGTTGTTTGGTTGCTTCGTGAAATAATCTGCTAATCTTTGATGTGTTTCGTGGATTGAGATGCTTGTGGACTGAATAGGACCCTTCTGTGGTGGTGATTGATTGGGTTTGTCTCACTATTTTACAATATATTTTGGTAGTTGTAATGCAAATTCTGTGCACGAGTTGTTTTTCCAGTGGAATCATTTGAAGTGTAGGAAAATTCATTTCTAGTTACTAAAGTTTGCATTTTTGCACTACTGTTGATGCTATCTGATCATAGGGTCATAAAGCTCGAACGCTAGCCTGACTCTTTCGGAGCATTTCGTTACATCACTAAAGCGACTACAAATTCTCGTTGGTGCAGATTGTCTGTGTTGATCTTGAAGGACCAAAAAACAGCTTACCGAGCATCTGTTCTTTTTTGCTTCAACCCTGCTTCTGTGTTCTACTCCTCACTGTAATATTCTTTCCCGTTGCACCACTACTAGAAAAGAAGATCATGTGTTTGGCATCTCTTAACAGCAACATAAATTGTTGTTTTTGGCAGGTATTCAGAAAGTCTTTATGCACTGTTTTCGCTTGGAGGACTGTTCAACCTGTTTACCGGTGCTAATACCATTGCAATGATAATGCTCGCTCTATCTGGTTCAGCTAGGTCAAATGGAGCACTTAATGCTGGTTATTTCTGTTTTCAGGCCTTGCTACAAGCATATGTTGCTGTTCTCCGAAAGAAAAGGCCCTTGGTAAGTTCTACTTTAGTTTTGTTATGAATAGAACTATTTTGCTTCAAGAGGCTAAATGACATCTTGTATTGCattgaattttcttttgtttacgtaAGATGCAATCAGCAAAAATATGATTATCTAATCAAGTTTCCTTTTATTTTGGCCAGTTGGCGGTGCAGGCCCTTATGACTGCAGCTTTGCGTTCCATTTTTATATTTCTACCATTCTTTGCTTTCCAAGCATATGGATATTTAAACATATGTGTACACGGGAGCTTGGATGAGCTGAGGCCATGGTGCAAAGCAAAAGTTCCCCTTTTGTATGGTTTCATTCAAAGCCACTACTGGTAATTGTTTCTATCTTAAAGTAGCTTCATAGTTTGCATTAGTTTTGGCATAATAATGGGTCAACGCtagcatcttcttcctcctgatTGCTCACCTTTTGAACTCTACCATGGTAGCGTTCTACCTGGCATCACTGCATGATTATATGCTTACCCACAGCTGTGTGATATTTTGATTGAGGATTTGTCTTGTACAGCCATGAAAATTCCGTATCCATCTTTCGTGGAATTTGACTTGCCTGTTCATTCACCTGCTGTTTTATTGCACCAATTGTGGATGTTGTGTAGGTTAGTTTACTTGGTGGTATAGTCCCCTTGCTTGTGCTAAACCGCGTGATAGAACACGTGTGCTAGGATGAACATTCATACAAGGCAACTAGGGAAAATCCATCCTCATTTGTGTTTATTTGAATCTTATTGTAATATTGTGCTGTTGTTCACCATGTTTCAGGGATGTACAAGTTGTATGAGTTTTCTCTTATAAGACAACATATTTTTGCCTCTCTAATATACCTAACTGCTCTTTATAAGctatttttgctttctttttagGGGAGTTGGTTTCTTGAGATACTTCCAAGTGAAGCAGCTACCGAACTTTCTTTTGGCTTCACCAGTACTGTCCCTTGCAGTTTATTCAATTGTTCATTACACAAAAATGCTTCATCAACTTTTCCAAACATCTAGCATACACAATCAGATTATCGCCCCTCTCGAGGAAAGGTCAGTTGAGTCATATAGAAGATCAGATGCTGCGACAGTGTTGAGGAGTGAACTGTCTGCTGGACTCGCTGACAAAACTCAAGGTACTTTTACAATCTCAGCAACCTACATTTTGCTTTCTCTTGAGAAATTATTGCCCATCAACACATTTTTTCCTCAACTCTCTTGATGTCAGGTCACTCTGGGCTGACCTacgaaagattttttttaagtgaCAGATAAACATAATTTGTATATAATGATATTGGCTACTAAGAATAGTTAGGCATAGAGCCTTTATATGCTAACCCTACAATATTTGAACAGGAAACTGTGAGGTTAAACAGAGAAAATCAGTTGCCACCGAGCCAGCTTCTGCATCTTTAAATAACACCACGTCAGCTAGCCGAAATTGCAAAGAGAATCAGGATGAATGCTCCATATTACTTCTTCCATTCGTTCTGCATCTGGCCTTCATGATATTCACAGCTCTCTTTGTGATGCACGTCCAGGTATGCTTTTCCTCAGTAAAGCGAGCTCATCTGGATGCCCTACTGATTCCATTGGTTGAATACCAACTTATGTACCTCCGATGCAGGTGTCAACACGGTTTCTGTCCGCTAGTCCTCCGATATACTGGGCTGCTGCTCACATTTTGGCTACCCCAAGCTACCCCTCTAAAAGATGGAGCTACTTGATCTGTGTTTATTTCGTTGCTTACATTCTTCTTGGTAGTCTGCTCTTCTCCAACTTCTACCCTTTCACGTAAGAACTGCGGGGAAGATGGGTTGCAATATACAACAGTCCAGAACAGCAGCGTTGTAGTGGCTAGCTAGAGTGCTCACCTGTTTATCGCCAATTGGATGAACTGAACCCGTTACACCTGAAGATTTCCGTGGGCATGCACTGTCTCGATGCAGCTGATGtattcttgattttatttgtttGAACTAGCTCGAGCAGTTATCTGGAATGAAACTACAAAGGTTACCAATCCGTGTTGCCTTTCTTTTCTGTTATTCTAGAGATGGCATGCTTGTTTGGTTTTATTTTGGTAATATTTGTAAACTCAATAGTCAAATGTAATTTATCGAAAGTTTAAATATAAATGTTGAATATGTCTAGCAAATTGTTGAGCTAGGTTTCATAAATTGTTGTGGGGTTTTcaaaaagagtaaatttcgCAACTATGTGTAAGTTAGGATAAAtattgcaaaactacatatttgaTAAGTTTTGTGTCATTGAAtaacaaaactacatattttatGGGTCCAAAATAGctaaaatatgtagttttgtgataaattGACCCAGCCAATATGTTGTTTTGTGATAGAACTTAAATACGCAGTTTTTCAAGGCATCTTAGCTGTTCGATTAGCGAGTAGTCTGCTTCGTATTTTGCTGATGGTTGGTTCTTTCGTGTAATGTTAGCTTCTGTTTTTCGACCAGTCGCTTTGTAGCGTCGTGTCGTGTAATCTTTTTTTATGATCATCAAAAGGCAGATATTTATACCAGCCAAACAGGGAGATAAGATTGTTCTGCCTATCTTAGTCTACTTTAGCCGTATCATTCTCATATGTGAGAAATCCGCCAGCCAATAAATTCAACACGCCGACAACAGAGATCTAGTGCAGAAAGCTACAACTTTTTCGCTTATATTAACTATGAGATGATAAATATACCGCAATGGGTGATTTGTTTTGAGTGTCGTGGACGTTTTTATAGAGTACATGACGATTTGGATCATAAGCTCATGCTGATACGATGGAATCATATTTGAGATATCAGAATCAATACGGTGTGTATgctactgtcggagggtgaactcctcaagtggggatccggagggactcctttgagattcggtcggggatgattctgagtccgtctcgtacgtgaaataaatgagagtaaatgagatgcaggtggagtggatgatcggatgccagaggaagtaaatgctctggggattttagacaggttcgggtcgcacggagcgtaataccctacttctgtgtgtatgttataaatgctctgagaatatctATCTGAGGATCTgatgtgttacaagaatgtttgtctaagtctagagcttcgtgctccttgttctttgtcGGCTTGTCTTCTGAGCTCGTTCGGTGTGTTCCTGTCTTTGGTCGATCCAGGTCTCAGTCCCCCTTCTATCTCATCGATCTCCCTtctctccggggagcccgcccctttTTTATACCCGGTCGGGGCGGGTGgagtgcccagaaaggatggcgcaagttccaaggcgccataaatggaaagcaaccatcatgggctgcagcttgaggtgacggggagagttgaaaacgtgccccgtccggtcttcgtcgtcatcattccgcttttcagcgggtgcagcggggagggcctaccgggcagccaccgagcagccccgcgtgcccgcccggtcagagcgagtctaagacagcagggcggcaagagttacgcctcgagccctgcgacgttatccagaggcgcgccggataacacgcgatgggacccgcgcattaaatgtccccacgcctccctgccagaccgtggcagggactgacagcaggcgtggggggagtggttggaagtgacaggacacgctccctcttaaatacagcatcgggcctctcaccaattgacaccttaCTACCGaacccttgtggggaccaccgacgaagaacttcttaggccctcgaggaactgtgagtgcttagggactactgttcacagccccaaatactctctcctggatatgccctctcttggttctcggggaactcgggtgctcggggactactgttaacggccccgagcaccctctcccggaacttgactgctcgagtcctcggggaactcgagtgctcggggaccactgtttatggccccgagcaccctctcccggaactgacttctcttgtcatcggggaactcgggtgctcgaggaccaccgttcatggccccgagcaccctctcccggaacttggccttctcgggtcattggggaactcgg
Proteins encoded:
- the LOC133906227 gene encoding uncharacterized protein LOC133906227, producing MAPPSPLAAVVRLAAASRALVLALSLLARLLFRPYDTSASLHPPCLSSSPSFPDPTTVSAAVSSLAVWDGVHFARAAECGYEYEQSFAFLPLLPASLALLARSLFAPLVPVLGYRAVLVISGYVLNNVAFVAAAAYFYRLSVLILKDQKTAYRASVLFCFNPASVFYSSLYSESLYALFSLGGLFNLFTGANTIAMIMLALSGSARSNGALNAGYFCFQALLQAYVAVLRKKRPLLAVQALMTAALRSIFIFLPFFAFQAYGYLNICVHGSLDELRPWCKAKVPLLYGFIQSHYWGVGFLRYFQVKQLPNFLLASPVLSLAVYSIVHYTKMLHQLFQTSSIHNQIIAPLEERSVESYRRSDAATVLRSELSAGLADKTQGNCEVKQRKSVATEPASASLNNTTSASRNCKENQDECSILLLPFVLHLAFMIFTALFVMHVQVSTRFLSASPPIYWAAAHILATPSYPSKRWSYLICVYFVAYILLGSLLFSNFYPFT